One region of Pleuronectes platessa chromosome 18, fPlePla1.1, whole genome shotgun sequence genomic DNA includes:
- the LOC128461203 gene encoding H-2 class I histocompatibility antigen, L-D alpha chain, translating to METKMKARPDLLFISLLSLLALFPAGLAEKHSLTYIYTAFSKPTSLPGIHEFTAMGLVDNTMIDYFDSDLKRKVPKQPWMKEKMDKNYWEKGTQSRLSKQTWFRVNIEILIERMRQDKNETHILQWMHGCESNTENGEVKFLEGKDTYSYDGAAFLHFDDKDGLWVSSSNAAKDTKRKWDEVQTLKDYTKGYLEKECLSWLNQFVEHGLKQYKAAPPPEMFMFAKKSHTDSNVILTCLASGFVQKDAKLQMKRNGCVLNEVDGVESSKVRPNNDDTYQARQSVEIFKTDESEYICEIIHEGSGLRVQNTWDHKLPAEDSRLIIIAVGVVSLVLVIGITLGGIIWCLRKKGKFGSLSSGSTSSGSSVQVAAPSKPSAPEMKLLNAKEDGSLSSGSTSGGSSDGGGTGESKNPSETNVLLDP from the exons atggagaccAAGATGAAGGCTCGTCCCGACCTGCTCTTCATctcgctcctctccctcctcgccCTGTTTCCCGCGGGACTCGCTG AGAAGCATTCCCTCACGTACATCTACACGGCCTTCTCCAAACCGACCTCGCTTCCTGGGATCCACGAGTTCACAGCCATGGGTCTGGTGGACAACACGATGATCGACTACTTCGACTCTGACCTCAAACGGAAAGTTCCCAAGCAGCCGTGGATGAAGGAGAAAATGGACAAGAACTACTGGGAGAAGGGGACCCAGTCCCGCCTGAGCAAGCAGACCTGGTTCCGTGTGAACATCGAAATCCTGATCGAGAGAATGCGACAGGACAAAAATG AGACCCACATCCTTCAGTGGATGCACGGCTGTGAGAGCAACACGGAGAACGGCGAGGTGAAGTTCTTGGAAGGCAAAGACACGTACAGCTACGATGGAGCGGCCTTCCTGCATTTCGACGATAAGGACGGACTCTGGGTCAGCTCCAGTAACGCGGCGAAAGACACCAAGAGGAAGTGGGACGAAGTCCAGACCCTGAAAGACTACACCAAAGGCTACCTGGAGAAAGAGTGTCTGTCCTGGTTGAACCAGTTCGTGGAACATGGACTGAAGCAATATAAAGCAGCTC CTCCACCTGAGATGTTCATGTTTGCAAAGAAGTCCCACACGGACAGCAACGTGATCCTGACGTGCCTGGCCAGCGGGTTCGTCCAGAAAGACGCCAAGCTGCAGATGAAAAGGAACGGCTGTGTTCTGAATGAAGTGGACGGAGTGGAGAGCTCCAAAGTTCGACCCAACAACGACGACACCTACCAGGCGAGACAGAGTGTGGAGATCTTCAAGACGGACGAGTCTGAATACATCTGTGAGATCATTCATGAGGGATCTGGTTTGAGAGTCCAGAACACCTGGG ATCACAAACTTCCTGCCGAGGATTCTAGACTCATCATCATTGCTGTGGGTGTTGTTTCACTGGTCCTCGTCATTGGGATCACTCTGGGTGGAATCATATGGTGCTTACGTAAAAAAGGCAAATTTG GTTCTCTCAGCTCGGGATCAACCTCGAGTGGCTCTTCTGTCCAAG TCGCAGCTCCATCAAAGCCATCAGCACCAGAGATGAAGCTACTCAATGCAAAGGAGGACG GTTCTCTCAGCTCGGGATCAACCTCTGGTGGCTCTTCTGACGGAG GCGGAACCGGAGAATCCAAGAACCCCTCCGAAACCAATGTGCTCCTGGATCCGTGA
- the qrfp gene encoding uncharacterized protein qrfp produces the protein MRPSFHLGASQLTLLFLTLLCPVPWTAWSCPLSFADTMDGSDLESVLQHQAALDQLVAPQLVHQALLEPGQEAEEAGSWEEEALLRAQRGDLMARPLPPFPEGHSLENYHYQDGGEGEEGGKRNEALTSIIGGLQAVNREKGGFGFRFGRKRWTDR, from the coding sequence ATGAGACCATCTTTCCAtctcggggcctctcagctcaccctcctcttcctcaccctgcTCTGCCCCGTCCCATGGACGGCGTGGTCGTGCCCCCTCTCCTTCGCAGACACAATGGACGGATCTGATCTggagtctgtgctgcagcaccAGGCGGCTCTGGACCAGCTCGTCGCCCCTCAGCTCGTCCACCAAGCGCTGCTGGAGCCCGGGCAGGAGGCCGAGGAGGCCGgatcctgggaggaggaggcgctgcTGAGAGCCCAGAGAGGAGACCTGATGGCCCGGCCGCTGCCCCCCTTCCCTGAAGGTCACTCTCTGGAGAACTACCACTACCAGGAcggaggagaaggggaggaaggggggaaGAGGAACGAAGCTCTGACCTCCATCATCGGGGGGCTCCAGGCTGTCAACCGGGAGAAGGGGGGCTTCGGTTTCCGCTTCGGGAGGAAAAGATGGACTGAccgg
- the LOC128461468 gene encoding LIM/homeobox protein Lhx9-like: MMSPDARALEDLLFGRDLGDEAEGSEPGGGPVGGGESAAADEAPTAVSIQEPMTCSGCGEQVCDRFFLLAASRVWHGTCLRCSQCQCELQTHPSLYWRDGDIYCQQDYSRRFGGGQCARCFQPIPASALVMRSGELTFHPQCFSCQECDVTLMPGNLYCVQGQSLYCQSHYHGDGTGDMSHNAQLRLHLKDAQNQVSGEGEESVSSSEPRLDDRVSGGRTRRRTKRIRTCFRSEQLRALESYFAQKHNPDGKDWTCLAHKTGLPKRVLQVWFQNARAKLRRSLTSDDSQVNSPSAPQRAAISLVTSSPPPQACSPLDQSRPFLPSTIDQLQLSLLTAPLCGLPPSPTADQTRPLQNPAFFLDYDSQSALGCVSSLEACEDFAEAGGGAGDPDHSFSRHY, translated from the exons ATGATGTCGCCAGACGCCCGGGCCCTGGAGGACCTGCTGTTCGGCCGTGACCTTGGAGACGAGGCGGAGGGGTCGGAGCCGGGCGGCggcccagtgggggggggggagagtgctGCTGCTGACGAG GCTCCGACAGCGGTTTCCATCCAGGAGCCAATGACGTGCTCCGGCTGTGGCGAGCAGGTGTGCGACCGCTTCTTCCTATTGGCTGCGAGCCGGGTGTGGCACGGCACCTGCCTCCGCTGCAGCCAGTGTCAGTGCGAGCTGCAGACACACCCCTCGCTGTACTGGAGAGACGGGGACATCTACTGCCAGCAGGACTACAGCAG GAGGTTTGGCGGCGGTCAGTGTGCTCGCTGCTTCCAGCCAATCCCAGCGTCCGCCCTGGTCATGAGGTCTGGGGAGCTGACCTTCCACCCTCAGTGCTTCTCCTGCCAG GAGTGTGATGTCACACTGATGCCAGGCAACCTGTACTGTGTCCAGGGCCAGAGCCTCTACTGTCAATCACACTATCATGGGGACGGGACGGGGGACATGTCCCACAATGCTCAGCTCAGACTTCATCTGAAAGACG CTCAGAACcaggtctcaggtgagggggaGGAGTCTGTCAGCAGTTCAGAGCCCCGGTTGGACGACAGGGTGTCAGGTGGACGCACTCGCCGGCGGACCAAGCGAATCAGGACGTGTTTCCGCAGCGAGCAGCTCCGAGCCCTGGAGTCGTATTTTGCCCAGAAGCACAACCCTGATGGAAAAGACTGGACGTGTCTCGCACACAAGACGGGCCTCCCCAAGAGAGTCCTGCAG gtgtggTTTCAAAATGCCCGGGCCAAGCTGCGGCGCTCTCTGACCTCGGACGACTCTCAGGTCAACTCCCCCTCCGCCCCCCAGAGAGCAGCCATCTCCCTGGTGACcagctcgccccccccccaggcctGCTCCCCACTCGACCAATCAAGGCCCTTCCTCCCCAGCACCATCGACCAGCTGCAGCTGTCTCTCCTCACCGCCCCCCTCTGCGGCCTACCGCCGAGCCCGACTGCCGATCAGACTCGCCCGCTGCAAAACCCCGCCTTCTTCCTGGACTACGATTCCCAGAGTGCACTGGggtgtgtctcttctctggaGGCCTGCGAGGACTTTGCGGAGGCGGGAGGAGGAGCCGGAGATCCCGATCATTCTTTCAGTCGTCACTACTGA